A single Pseudobacteroides sp. DNA region contains:
- the scfB gene encoding thioether cross-link-forming SCIFF peptide maturase, translating into MIHRFKMFGTNIVSDVNSGSVHVFDDISYDVLDYYRDFSTEEIVDKLSSKYPKEDIREAINEIDELCKKELLYSPDIYEEYIPLWDKEPVVKALCIHISHDCNLRCKYCFASTGDFGGKRSMMSPETGKKAIDFLIRESGSRRNLELDFFGGEPMMNFNTIKEIVEYAKSIASKHNKNFKFTLTTNALLLKEEHKEFINNNIQNIVLSIDGREETNDRMRYKVDGTGSYKDIIGKIKDMADSRNQDNYYVRGTFTRENLDFSNDVLHLADEGFKQISVEPVVAAKDTGYDIREEDLDTLYDQYEKLAYEYVKRGKDGNWFNFFHFMIDLEQGPCIAKRLRGCGSGHEYMSITPEGDIYPCHQFVGMEEFKMGNVYDENIFKDTQKQFMKSNVYTKDDCKNCWAKFYCSGGCAANAYQFNGDINLPYKIGCELEKKRVECALWIKTQI; encoded by the coding sequence ATGATTCACAGGTTTAAAATGTTTGGAACTAATATTGTCTCTGATGTGAACAGCGGATCTGTTCATGTATTTGATGACATATCATACGATGTACTTGACTATTACAGGGATTTTTCCACAGAAGAAATTGTGGACAAGCTGTCCTCAAAATATCCGAAGGAAGATATAAGGGAAGCCATTAATGAAATAGATGAACTTTGCAAAAAGGAGCTTTTGTACTCTCCTGACATATACGAGGAATATATACCTCTCTGGGATAAGGAGCCTGTAGTTAAAGCATTGTGCATTCATATTTCTCATGACTGCAACTTAAGATGCAAGTATTGCTTTGCTTCTACCGGTGATTTTGGGGGAAAGAGATCAATGATGAGCCCTGAAACCGGTAAAAAAGCCATAGACTTTCTAATAAGAGAATCAGGCAGCAGGAGAAATCTTGAGTTGGATTTCTTTGGCGGAGAGCCGATGATGAATTTTAATACCATTAAGGAAATAGTTGAGTATGCCAAGAGTATTGCTTCCAAACATAACAAGAATTTCAAATTTACACTTACTACAAATGCATTGCTGCTGAAGGAAGAACATAAGGAGTTTATCAATAATAATATTCAAAACATAGTTTTAAGTATTGATGGCAGGGAAGAAACAAACGACAGGATGAGGTACAAGGTAGACGGAACCGGCTCATACAAGGACATTATCGGCAAGATAAAGGACATGGCTGATTCAAGAAACCAAGATAACTACTACGTCAGAGGTACATTTACCAGAGAAAATCTGGATTTTTCCAATGATGTGCTTCATCTTGCGGATGAAGGCTTTAAGCAGATATCGGTTGAACCAGTGGTTGCAGCAAAGGATACCGGTTATGATATACGTGAAGAGGACCTTGATACTCTTTATGATCAATATGAAAAACTTGCTTATGAATATGTAAAACGCGGTAAGGACGGTAATTGGTTTAACTTTTTCCACTTTATGATAGACTTGGAGCAGGGACCTTGCATCGCAAAAAGATTAAGAGGGTGCGGTTCAGGACATGAGTATATGTCTATAACTCCTGAGGGGGATATTTATCCTTGCCACCAGTTTGTCGGGATGGAAGAATTCAAAATGGGCAATGTATACGATGAAAACATATTCAAAGATACCCAGAAGCAGTTTATGAAGTCCAATGTGTATACAAAGGACGATTGTAAGAATTGCTGGGCAAAATTCTATTGCAGCGGAGGATGTGCTGCCAATGCATACCAGTTTAACGGTGATATCAATCTACCTTATAAGATAGGTTGTGAGCTTGAGAAAAAGAGAGTGGAATGTGCACTCTGGATCAAAACTCAGATTTAA
- the secD gene encoding protein translocase subunit SecD, translating into MRGKDAVKFFTVVAVIAILTFLAFNPKGTEIPNIGTIPSAYDIRQAADLKGGIDAVLAPKDKDGKTYAAKTEELKQAKSVIEHRLDAKGVMDRVVAVDQVKKRITVQIPLKKGTTIEDPGSTIDDLGKMALLTFREIDETKSATGPVVPVSGDPILEGKNVKSAKYQQNPQTGGHDVALVLDSEGTKKFAEATARLINKRIGIYMDEMLLSAPNVRVAITNGECVIEGQDSLEDAVRLAQDIQSGAMPFKLVAESTSSISPILGSNALSVGVTSGIVAFLLVCLFMLLFYRLPGILACVALLGHTVIQILFISWFNITMSLPGIAGLILSIGMGVDANVIIFERVKEELRNGKTLRSAIDLGFKRAFSAVLDSNITTLISAVVLLYFGTGPIKSFAYTLIVGVILNFLTAVTASRIMLKSVAGMNIAKHRWLYGVKGVKEQND; encoded by the coding sequence ATGAGAGGTAAGGACGCGGTCAAGTTCTTTACAGTTGTTGCTGTAATAGCAATATTGACCTTTTTAGCTTTTAATCCTAAGGGTACTGAGATTCCTAATATAGGAACAATACCAAGTGCTTACGACATACGTCAAGCTGCGGATTTAAAGGGTGGTATTGATGCAGTATTAGCACCAAAGGACAAAGATGGAAAAACGTATGCAGCAAAGACTGAAGAACTCAAACAAGCCAAATCAGTAATTGAGCACAGGCTTGATGCCAAAGGTGTCATGGACAGAGTTGTTGCAGTAGATCAGGTCAAGAAAAGAATTACCGTTCAGATTCCTTTGAAAAAGGGTACAACAATTGAAGATCCAGGAAGTACGATAGATGACCTTGGTAAAATGGCATTGCTTACATTCAGAGAAATAGACGAAACCAAGTCCGCAACTGGTCCGGTAGTTCCTGTAAGTGGCGATCCGATATTAGAAGGTAAAAACGTTAAAAGTGCAAAGTATCAGCAAAATCCACAGACTGGCGGCCACGATGTTGCACTTGTTTTAGATAGTGAAGGAACAAAGAAGTTTGCAGAAGCTACAGCTAGGCTAATAAACAAAAGAATCGGTATTTATATGGACGAAATGCTTTTGTCTGCACCGAATGTTAGAGTGGCTATAACCAATGGAGAATGTGTCATAGAGGGTCAGGATTCTCTCGAAGATGCTGTAAGGCTTGCTCAGGACATACAGTCAGGTGCTATGCCATTTAAGCTTGTTGCTGAAAGTACAAGCTCCATAAGCCCTATACTTGGATCAAATGCTCTTAGCGTAGGTGTTACATCAGGTATTGTGGCATTTTTACTGGTTTGCCTTTTCATGCTTTTATTCTACAGGTTGCCAGGAATACTTGCTTGTGTAGCTCTTTTAGGACATACTGTAATACAGATACTGTTTATTTCATGGTTTAACATCACTATGTCATTACCTGGTATTGCAGGTCTTATCCTTTCAATAGGTATGGGTGTTGATGCTAACGTTATCATATTCGAGAGGGTTAAGGAAGAGCTTAGAAACGGTAAAACATTACGTTCGGCAATTGATTTAGGTTTTAAAAGAGCATTCAGTGCAGTTTTAGACAGTAATATAACTACCTTGATTTCAGCTGTTGTACTTCTTTACTTTGGTACAGGGCCTATTAAGTCATTTGCATATACACTCATCGTTGGAGTTATTCTTAACTTCCTTACAGCCGTAACTGCTTCAAGAATAATGCTGAAGTCGGTAGCCGGCATGAATATTGCAAAGCACAGATGGCTTTACGGTGTGAAAGGAGTGAAAGAACAGAATGATTGA
- the secF gene encoding protein translocase subunit SecF, translating to MIDLYGKRFIFFGLSILIFIAGIIGYFVHGGFNLDIQFEGGAIVSLQMEDNKFDTEKAASEVSKAINKKVSAQKSEMTNPTTKEKIHMLVLNVAEKSQNLSSQEVSKTLDAIKKNFKVKKDTQPEIRNVSAFIGQELLGNAMKAAAIVCILIILYLWFRFRTMSGPSAGVFGVVGLLHDAAVMIAVYTIFNIPVNESFIAAILTILGYSMCDTIIIYDRIRENTKLMRKVPIAELVNKSIIQTLGRSINTVLTVLISIATVYGFAAYYDIASVKEFTFPLLVGIASGCYSSIFIASPLWVMWKQYKAKQPTVSNA from the coding sequence ATGATTGATTTATATGGAAAAAGGTTTATATTTTTCGGATTATCCATTTTAATATTTATCGCAGGTATTATCGGTTATTTTGTACATGGAGGCTTCAACCTTGATATTCAGTTTGAAGGCGGAGCTATAGTCTCATTACAAATGGAAGACAACAAGTTTGATACCGAAAAGGCAGCTAGTGAAGTTTCAAAGGCAATAAATAAAAAAGTATCTGCACAAAAGTCGGAAATGACTAATCCGACCACTAAGGAAAAGATACACATGCTGGTTTTAAACGTAGCTGAGAAGTCACAGAATTTATCCAGCCAAGAGGTTTCAAAAACTCTTGATGCTATAAAAAAGAATTTCAAGGTTAAAAAGGATACTCAGCCTGAAATAAGAAATGTATCTGCATTTATTGGTCAGGAGTTATTGGGTAATGCTATGAAAGCTGCGGCCATAGTATGCATACTTATAATTTTGTATCTGTGGTTCAGATTCAGAACTATGTCAGGACCGTCGGCTGGGGTATTCGGTGTAGTAGGTTTGCTGCATGATGCTGCAGTAATGATCGCGGTATATACAATATTCAATATACCTGTGAATGAGTCATTTATTGCTGCCATATTGACAATACTCGGCTACTCAATGTGTGATACAATCATAATATATGACAGAATAAGAGAAAACACCAAACTTATGAGAAAAGTGCCTATTGCAGAACTTGTTAACAAGAGTATTATACAGACACTTGGAAGATCAATCAACACAGTATTGACAGTTTTAATCAGTATAGCAACAGTTTATGGTTTTGCTGCATACTACGACATTGCTTCAGTAAAAGAATTTACATTCCCTCTATTAGTTGGTATAGCAAGCGGTTGCTATTCATCTATATTTATAGCAAGCCCATTATGGGTAATGTGGAAGCAGTATAAAGCAAAGCAGCCAACTGTTTCAAATGCATAG
- the panB gene encoding 3-methyl-2-oxobutanoate hydroxymethyltransferase, which translates to MDNNFTTADFIRSKKDRRKITVLTAYDYPTAKILDEAGIDCILVGDSLGMVVLGYQDTTKVTMEDMIHHIKAVVRGTRHAMVVGDMPFTSYHTGVGDSVRNAARLVMEGGCRAVKLEGGEEFKDEIRAITRAGIPVMGHLGYTPQSINIFGGHKVQGKTIEGARKIIRDALAVQEAGAFAVVLECIPMKLAAFISEKLSIPTIGIGSGMECDGQVIVTHDAVGLFRDFSPKHVKKYANVGDLIEQSAKDYINDVQSKLFPTTGNSFKIDDEVIDIIRREF; encoded by the coding sequence ATGGATAACAATTTTACTACAGCAGACTTTATAAGGTCCAAAAAAGACAGAAGAAAAATAACAGTTCTAACCGCATATGACTATCCTACAGCCAAGATACTTGATGAGGCGGGGATTGACTGTATACTGGTCGGTGATTCTCTTGGAATGGTGGTGCTTGGGTATCAGGACACCACAAAAGTTACAATGGAGGATATGATTCACCATATAAAAGCGGTTGTGCGAGGAACAAGACATGCAATGGTTGTTGGGGATATGCCTTTTACTTCGTACCATACCGGCGTAGGTGACAGCGTACGAAATGCTGCAAGACTGGTAATGGAAGGCGGCTGTAGGGCTGTTAAACTTGAAGGCGGGGAAGAATTTAAAGATGAAATCAGAGCAATTACAAGGGCCGGTATCCCGGTTATGGGACATTTGGGTTATACGCCCCAGTCTATAAATATATTCGGAGGCCACAAGGTACAGGGCAAGACCATTGAAGGAGCAAGAAAGATTATTAGGGACGCTTTGGCTGTCCAGGAGGCAGGTGCATTTGCTGTAGTATTGGAGTGTATTCCGATGAAACTTGCAGCCTTCATAAGTGAAAAATTAAGCATTCCCACCATCGGTATAGGATCAGGAATGGAATGTGACGGTCAGGTCATTGTAACCCACGATGCTGTAGGATTGTTCAGGGATTTTTCGCCAAAGCATGTTAAAAAATACGCTAATGTAGGCGATCTTATAGAGCAGTCAGCAAAAGACTATATAAATGATGTACAAAGTAAGTTGTTTCCAACAACAGGCAATTCGTTTAAAATTGATGACGAGGTAATAGACATAATAAGGAGAGAATTTTAA
- the panC gene encoding pantoate--beta-alanine ligase: protein MRVIEKISDLKAVIRSQKLSGKIIGFVPTMGYLHEGHISLVKASKDENDFTIMSIFVNPTQFGPNEDFEKYPRDMARDSKMAEEAGVDIIFAPTREEMYPDSYKTYIEVEDITGVLCGKTRPGHFKGVTTVVAKLFNIVEPDKAYFGQKDAQQVIVIKKMVRDLNMNLEVVICPIIREYDGLAMSSRNSYLSTGERKAAVILSKSLFEAKELIKNGERDASKLIKYISERISTVDFAEIDYVEITDAENLEEVEMINGKVLIALAVRFGKTRLIDNVVVEV, encoded by the coding sequence ATGAGAGTTATAGAAAAAATCAGTGATTTGAAAGCTGTTATAAGATCGCAGAAACTGTCTGGCAAAATAATAGGCTTTGTTCCCACAATGGGTTACCTTCATGAGGGGCATATCTCATTGGTTAAGGCTTCAAAGGATGAAAACGATTTTACAATTATGAGTATTTTTGTTAATCCCACTCAGTTCGGGCCCAACGAAGACTTCGAAAAGTATCCGAGGGATATGGCAAGAGATAGCAAAATGGCAGAAGAAGCTGGTGTTGACATAATATTTGCACCCACAAGAGAAGAGATGTACCCTGACAGTTATAAGACTTATATAGAGGTGGAGGATATAACAGGGGTACTATGCGGTAAAACACGTCCCGGACATTTTAAAGGAGTAACAACCGTTGTGGCAAAGCTTTTTAATATAGTTGAACCGGACAAGGCTTATTTTGGACAGAAAGACGCCCAGCAGGTAATTGTAATAAAAAAGATGGTAAGGGACCTCAACATGAACCTGGAGGTTGTTATATGCCCTATTATAAGGGAATATGACGGGCTTGCAATGAGCTCAAGAAATTCATACCTGTCAACTGGAGAACGAAAAGCGGCAGTAATTTTATCAAAATCACTGTTTGAGGCGAAGGAACTTATAAAAAACGGGGAGAGAGATGCTTCCAAATTGATAAAGTATATATCTGAAAGAATATCTACAGTAGATTTTGCGGAAATTGACTATGTAGAAATTACAGATGCAGAAAACTTGGAAGAAGTGGAAATGATAAATGGAAAGGTACTGATAGCATTAGCTGTAAGGTTCGGTAAAACTAGGTTGATAGATAATGTAGTAGTGGAGGTGTAA
- the panD gene encoding aspartate 1-decarboxylase, with amino-acid sequence MFITLMKSKIHRAKVTEANLDYVGSITIDEDLMDSADLMKNEKVQIVNNNNGQRFETYVIPGERGSGMICLNGAAARLVHPGDIVIIISYGMFDRKEAAEFTPKIIFVDENNNVKEIKGEEEHGHIYQP; translated from the coding sequence ATGTTTATTACTTTGATGAAATCAAAAATACACCGTGCAAAGGTAACTGAGGCAAATCTGGATTATGTAGGAAGCATAACAATAGATGAAGATCTTATGGACTCTGCCGATCTTATGAAAAATGAGAAGGTTCAGATAGTAAATAACAACAACGGTCAAAGATTCGAGACATATGTAATACCAGGTGAACGGGGAAGCGGAATGATATGTCTAAATGGTGCTGCCGCAAGGCTTGTACACCCAGGCGATATCGTGATAATAATTTCATATGGCATGTTTGACAGAAAAGAAGCGGCAGAATTTACTCCAAAAATCATTTTTGTGGATGAGAATAATAATGTTAAAGAAATAAAGGGAGAAGAAGAACATGGTCATATTTACCAGCCTTAG
- a CDS encoding DUF6514 family protein, with protein sequence MIKKYLQRKININTDNTNEEINKGMEIEYYLLESESSGSDAAYGQKVYGIEIIKKTEEVNIESEFVRNLSTSVDSVNIILDKMVKNSVTPVGMPFVLDDLIGV encoded by the coding sequence ATGATTAAAAAATATTTGCAGAGGAAAATCAACATTAACACTGATAATACAAATGAAGAAATAAATAAGGGTATGGAAATAGAGTATTATTTATTGGAAAGTGAAAGTTCAGGATCGGATGCAGCTTATGGGCAAAAGGTTTACGGAATTGAAATTATTAAAAAGACAGAAGAAGTGAACATTGAATCTGAATTTGTTAGAAATCTATCAACGAGTGTAGACAGTGTCAATATTATACTTGATAAAATGGTAAAAAACTCAGTAACACCTGTAGGTATGCCATTTGTCTTGGATGATCTCATCGGAGTATGA
- a CDS encoding deoxyguanosinetriphosphate triphosphohydrolase gives MSIREDYESFEDKFLSEFATKSCKSRGREKEEPKCTVRTDFQRDRDRIVYSKAFRRLKHKTQVFISPEGDHYRTRLTHTLEVSQIARTLARSLRLNEDLTEAIALGHDLGHTPFGHSGEMVLDRVCPHGFKHNEQSLRVVDILEREDGLNLTWEVRDGIRNHTGKNVASTLEGQLVKFADRIAYINHDIEDAIRGKVLMEDMLPKECVKVLGKSSSKRINNMIINIIENSTNKDRISMSDEFQKAKDELRQYMFDNVYVGSIVKKDEIKAQNIVAELYRYLVKTPELIPKETAKWLDKYGIDRVVCDYVAGMTDRYAVKKFHDIFIPESWRF, from the coding sequence ATGTCAATTCGCGAGGATTACGAATCCTTTGAGGATAAGTTTTTATCTGAGTTTGCTACAAAAAGCTGTAAGTCAAGGGGCCGTGAAAAGGAAGAGCCCAAATGTACTGTAAGGACAGATTTTCAGAGGGATAGAGACAGGATTGTATACAGTAAGGCATTTAGAAGACTAAAGCATAAGACACAGGTTTTCATATCACCCGAAGGTGATCATTACAGAACAAGGCTTACCCATACCCTTGAGGTTTCCCAGATAGCACGTACACTGGCAAGAAGCTTGAGGCTTAATGAGGACCTCACTGAGGCTATAGCATTAGGACACGATCTTGGGCACACACCCTTCGGGCACTCAGGTGAAATGGTTTTGGACAGGGTTTGTCCACATGGATTTAAGCATAATGAGCAAAGCCTTAGGGTTGTTGATATTTTGGAGCGAGAAGATGGTCTCAACCTTACATGGGAGGTTCGGGACGGCATTAGGAATCATACCGGTAAAAATGTAGCCTCCACATTAGAAGGCCAGTTGGTCAAATTTGCAGACAGGATCGCATATATAAATCATGACATAGAGGATGCTATACGGGGAAAGGTGCTTATGGAGGATATGCTTCCTAAGGAATGTGTCAAGGTTTTAGGAAAAAGCTCAAGCAAGAGAATTAACAATATGATTATAAATATAATAGAAAACAGCACCAACAAAGACAGGATTTCAATGAGCGATGAATTTCAAAAGGCAAAGGATGAACTGAGGCAATATATGTTTGATAATGTTTATGTCGGGTCCATTGTTAAGAAGGACGAAATCAAAGCACAGAATATTGTAGCTGAGTTATATCGTTATCTTGTAAAAACACCTGAGCTTATACCCAAAGAAACGGCAAAATGGCTTGATAAATACGGTATTGACAGAGTTGTATGCGACTATGTGGCAGGTATGACGGATAGATACGCAGTAAAAAAATTCCATGACATATTCATTCCTGAGTCCTGGAGATTTTAA
- the dnaG gene encoding DNA primase, whose translation MRLSDEQIEEIRINNDIVDVIGEYVRLERKGQYLFGLCPFHKEKTPSFSVTPSRQMFRCFGCGKGGNVFHFIMNAENLDFIEAVKLLADRARIQLPEGDSEEEKRIVKIKQEILKINVETARFFHQQLNSPKGEKALKYLNNRKISESTIRKFGIGYSLDDWDLLHKHLSNLGFSSEALKESGLLIPNKNGGYFDRFRGRVIFPIFDLRGNVIGFGGRIIDDAKTDNMGYKEPKYMNSPETVVYNKGRSLYALNYAKNSGDNTLLIVEGYMDVISLHQNGIINTVASLGTALTESQGRILKKYAEEIIICYDADMAGQSAAMRGLDLLNDIGCNVKVLTIPDGKDPDEFIKKNGQVAFRKLIEGSLSLIEYKIKFLKSQVDVETTEGKLKFLNRTADVLTKVDNRLEREINIKKLSKEYGITEESLYAEVMKRTKPKGEIKKPIIDIKGFKDNKSVNNSDNKDLGKLVHLERMLIMLFSIDNSVYRFIKDRISRDYFVEENRQIASIVLDKLENNKGIVAAELFSVIGTEAANEYSRIIQEECNFEDNRKAVLDILKKIDLIKLEKRRKEILELLSGKNDLIEGDVEKLKEELKLLLLKQKSL comes from the coding sequence ATGCGTTTAAGCGATGAACAGATAGAAGAAATAAGAATTAATAATGATATAGTTGATGTAATAGGTGAATACGTTAGATTGGAGCGAAAGGGTCAGTATCTTTTCGGATTGTGTCCTTTCCATAAGGAAAAAACGCCTTCATTTAGTGTAACGCCCTCAAGGCAGATGTTCAGATGCTTTGGATGCGGCAAAGGCGGAAATGTATTTCATTTTATAATGAACGCTGAAAACCTTGATTTTATAGAAGCAGTCAAGCTACTGGCTGATAGGGCTAGAATACAGTTACCGGAAGGTGATAGTGAAGAAGAAAAAAGGATCGTTAAAATTAAACAGGAAATTTTAAAGATTAATGTCGAAACAGCTCGTTTTTTTCATCAGCAATTGAATTCACCAAAAGGCGAGAAAGCATTAAAGTATTTAAATAACCGAAAAATTAGTGAAAGTACAATTAGAAAGTTTGGAATCGGTTATTCCCTAGATGATTGGGACTTATTGCACAAACATTTAAGCAATTTGGGGTTTTCTAGTGAAGCTTTAAAAGAAAGCGGCTTATTGATTCCAAATAAAAACGGCGGTTATTTCGACAGGTTCAGAGGAAGGGTTATTTTCCCGATATTTGATTTAAGAGGAAATGTGATAGGTTTTGGCGGAAGAATTATAGATGATGCAAAAACCGATAATATGGGTTATAAAGAGCCTAAGTATATGAACTCTCCTGAAACCGTAGTTTATAATAAGGGAAGAAGTCTGTATGCATTAAACTATGCTAAAAATTCAGGTGACAATACCCTCCTTATAGTTGAGGGATATATGGATGTAATATCTTTACACCAGAATGGCATAATAAATACAGTAGCTTCTCTTGGTACAGCACTTACGGAAAGTCAGGGCAGAATTTTAAAGAAATATGCTGAAGAGATAATTATCTGTTATGATGCGGATATGGCCGGTCAATCAGCAGCGATGCGAGGTCTTGACCTGTTGAACGATATTGGATGCAATGTTAAAGTCTTGACAATTCCGGATGGAAAAGATCCGGACGAGTTCATCAAAAAAAATGGCCAGGTCGCCTTTAGAAAGCTTATTGAAGGCTCACTGTCTCTAATTGAGTACAAGATTAAGTTTTTAAAGAGTCAGGTGGATGTGGAAACCACAGAAGGTAAATTAAAATTTTTAAATAGAACTGCAGATGTGCTCACAAAAGTTGACAATAGGCTTGAAAGAGAAATAAATATTAAAAAGCTTTCTAAAGAATATGGTATAACGGAGGAATCTCTATATGCCGAAGTTATGAAGAGAACCAAGCCTAAAGGTGAAATAAAAAAACCAATAATTGATATAAAAGGTTTTAAAGATAACAAAAGCGTTAATAATAGTGACAATAAAGATTTGGGAAAGCTTGTACATTTGGAAAGAATGCTAATAATGCTCTTTTCAATTGACAACAGTGTTTATAGATTTATTAAAGACAGAATAAGCAGGGATTATTTCGTAGAGGAAAACAGGCAAATTGCTTCAATTGTGTTGGATAAGCTTGAGAATAATAAGGGCATTGTAGCTGCAGAGCTATTTAGTGTAATAGGGACAGAGGCAGCAAATGAGTATTCAAGAATAATTCAAGAAGAATGCAATTTTGAAGACAATAGAAAGGCTGTTTTAGATATATTAAAAAAGATTGATCTTATCAAACTTGAAAAAAGACGTAAAGAAATTTTGGAACTGCTAAGCGGTAAAAACGATTTAATAGAAGGAGATGTTGAAAAATTAAAAGAGGAATTAAAGCTGTTGTTACTGAAGCAAAAAAGCCTTTAA
- the rpoD gene encoding RNA polymerase sigma factor RpoD, with product MKPNNESRKTVLKELVDRGKAKGMLTYKEIMDAFEEIDLEPDQIEKIYETLENVGIDVVGDIDAEIEDIQLTEEDLDISIPEGISIDDPVRMYLKEIGKVPLLSADEEIDLARRMEKGEAEAKRRLAEANLRLVVSIAKRYVGRGMLFLDLIQEGNLGLIKAVEKFDYTKGYKFSTYATWWIRQAITRAIADQARTIRIPVHMVETINKLIRVSRQLLQELGREPAPEEIAKEMGMSVDKVREIMKISQEPVSLETPIGEEEDSHLGDFIPDDDAPAPAEAAAFTLLKEQLIDVLDTLTAREEKVLRLRFGLDDGRARTLEEVGKEFNVTRERIRQIEAKALRKLRHPSRSKKLKDYLD from the coding sequence TTGAAACCAAACAATGAGAGCAGGAAAACAGTATTAAAAGAGTTGGTCGACAGGGGTAAGGCAAAAGGAATGCTGACATACAAGGAAATCATGGATGCATTCGAAGAAATTGATCTTGAGCCTGATCAGATAGAAAAAATATATGAAACATTAGAAAATGTAGGTATAGATGTTGTTGGGGATATAGACGCTGAGATAGAAGACATTCAATTGACCGAAGAGGATCTTGATATTTCAATACCTGAGGGTATAAGCATAGATGACCCTGTAAGGATGTATCTTAAAGAAATAGGTAAGGTTCCTCTACTTTCGGCAGATGAAGAAATTGATCTTGCCAGAAGGATGGAAAAAGGAGAGGCAGAAGCAAAACGCCGATTAGCCGAAGCAAACCTGAGGCTTGTTGTAAGCATAGCCAAAAGATATGTGGGAAGAGGTATGCTGTTTCTGGATTTGATCCAGGAGGGTAATCTGGGGCTTATTAAAGCAGTTGAAAAGTTTGATTATACCAAGGGTTATAAGTTCAGTACCTACGCCACATGGTGGATAAGACAAGCTATAACAAGAGCTATTGCGGATCAGGCACGTACCATAAGAATACCTGTTCATATGGTTGAAACCATAAACAAGCTTATAAGGGTATCGAGGCAGCTTCTCCAGGAGCTTGGAAGAGAGCCTGCACCTGAAGAAATAGCAAAAGAAATGGGAATGTCTGTCGACAAGGTAAGAGAAATTATGAAGATATCTCAAGAGCCTGTTTCTTTGGAAACACCTATAGGTGAAGAAGAAGACAGCCACTTAGGAGACTTTATACCTGATGATGATGCTCCTGCACCTGCTGAAGCTGCAGCCTTTACTTTATTGAAAGAGCAGCTTATAGATGTCCTGGATACACTCACAGCCAGGGAAGAAAAGGTACTAAGACTTCGTTTCGGTCTGGATGACGGCAGAGCCCGCACCCTTGAAGAAGTAGGGAAAGAGTTTAACGTTACTAGGGAAAGAATACGTCAGATTGAAGCTAAGGCCTTAAGAAAGCTAAGGCATCCGAGCAGAAGCAAAAAATTAAAAGACTATTTGGATTAA